From the genome of Eriocheir sinensis breed Jianghai 21 unplaced genomic scaffold, ASM2467909v1 Scaffold37, whole genome shotgun sequence, one region includes:
- the LOC126991942 gene encoding uncharacterized protein LOC126991942, producing MNAGREDYERPPLVKPLDDARRRTHGRENVEGALLYDPYSSVPASPNGNKQIFVYFDPVHLWKNIYSSFHNNGYMVLPRCPGAEEPERARTARFSSLKALASWENYKSVKAGYKLTQKVLAPSSIEKQSVGLILAVVNPYTVAGLRLLAKTTGKEDHRDTADVLEMFQRMISVMNVRGQGQDVRWNDKYRCVLRPRAGGDEGGEGGVEDQAGRFDEQSEANIKFLQEIGEICKVWAGKEKKKRGTKIGRLPTPTASALHITCNALPASCRDIILRKIPGVEYVCMGKANSDPTEHSFGKRRTMCGANYWTSVQNFMVSNRLAQRLHLLKLVGFFPGDVQADLDRAKAEEKEDDEVILAQLARELADDQPDPPTDELLLAAVGNYAGYLARKVQANSSVAECCKQELAQQEEMKITVELERGDPPSVMFDALVELVDRGELETGRAVLKRPSPNGPHGVLRDVAVGLPDARRTRRSAG from the exons atgaacgcaggacGTGAAGACTATGAGCGACCGCCCCTCGTCAAGCCGCttgacgacgctcgacgtcgcacgcatggtcgagaaaacgtcgagggggCGTTGCTGTACGACCCCTAtag ctcagttcccgcgtcgcctaacggCAACAAGCAGATCTTTGTCTACTTTGACCCCGTGCACCTCTGGAAGAACATCTACAGCAGCTTCCACAACAACGGTTACATGGTGCTGCCCAGGTGTCCTGGGGCTGAA GAGCCGGAGAGGGCGAGGACGGCCCGATTCTCGAGCCTGAAGGCGCTGGCCAGCTGGGAGAACTACAAGTCGGTCAAGGCCGGCTACAAGCTGACCCAGAAGGTGCTGGCGCCCTCCTCCATCGAGAAGCAGAGCGTCGGGCTCATCCTGGCGGTCGTCAACCCCTACACGGTCGCCGGGCTGAGGCTCCTCGCCAAGACCACGGGCAAGGAGGATCACAGGGACACGGCCGACGTCCTCGAGATGTTCCAGAGGATGATCTCGGTGATGAACGTGCGCGGGCAGGGGCAGGACGTGCGCTGGAATGACAAGTACCGCTGCGTGCTGAGGCCAAGGGCAGGAGGTGACGAGGGCGGGGAAGGAGGCGTCGAGGACCAGGCAGGCCGTTTTGATGAGCAGTCAGAGGCCAACATCAAGTTCCTCCAGGAGATTGGCGAGATTTGCAAG GTTTGGGccggcaaggagaagaagaagagggggacaaAGATCGGCAGGCTGCCGACACCCACCGCCTCGGCTCTGCACATCACGTGCAATGCCCTGCCCGCCTCCTGCAGGGACATCATCCTCCGCAAGATccccggggtcgagtatgtgtgcatggggaaggccaactctgacccgactgagcactctttcggcaagcgccgcaccatgtgcggcgccaactactggacgagcgtgcagaacttcatggtgagcaacaggttggcccagcgcctgcatttgctgaagctcgtcgggttcttccccggggacgtgcaggccgacctggaccgggccaaggcagaggagaaggaggacgacgaggtgatcttggcccagcttgccagggagctggccgacgaccagccggacccgccgacggacgagttgctcctcgccgcggtcggcaactacgccggctacctggccaggaaggtccaggccaactcctctgtggccgagtgctgcaagcaggagcttgcccagcaggaggagatgaagattaccgtggagctcgagaggggcgacccgccctctgtgatgttcgacgccctggtcgagctggtcgacaggggagagctggagacgggccgggcggtcctgaagcggccatctcccaatggcccacatggcgtccttcgggatgtcgctgtgggactccctgatgcacggaggacaagaaggagcgcaggttga